A stretch of the Xylocopa sonorina isolate GNS202 chromosome 12, iyXylSono1_principal, whole genome shotgun sequence genome encodes the following:
- the Elp1 gene encoding elongator complex protein 1 isoform X1: MKNLTVTQRASRVLNFLNNQNQNSNDSKILHAVNTINGDFYILSKFKLYKIPSSHDEDISSFNIDKTLEIVSLEYCSITQELFAACQSGDIMRINIESEFECEIITQLNMDIQSMKLSPDDEMVVIVTENDIVITMVYTFQLISEVDLHASEFGQKQFVTVGWGKKETQFHGSEGKKAALAKSTELNKNDFDDGLCRITWREDGTLFAVSFLHQESKIRQFKVFNREGILQYTSELTNGLEAVLSWKPSGNLIATTQNLQNKHVVALFEKNGLKHREFSLPFKPKEVRVIDMFWSPDSEILAIWCQIQEDSSSVLQLWIENNYHWYLKQSIKFPMDNSLICATWTTGSYSKRLILLTYKELITCDYNWTVNHSRGTSIHDKSVIGVIDGNRLLMTGLRMGIVPPPMAHETLETPESINAIVFAPNVENNDNWIDSNTFFCVSSSNRLLFYKHLTDSILLEYKHIGTYDIKWNVSLEHQDSFYNMHHFLWLDEDNILFSLSMNNQSYLCVLTLDAINDQIRGQVTVSHVHIMDGLIQQIIPSPDSKEAYIVVANSVIKYTKETELEPTDIHLQDSACKVEVVRIATKHMILSLHHRNYFAINGEQITNNVTSFFIHSEFLLLTTVQHTLICLKLNEDDFKQLVEQNFTVKPWENHLDKKSYTDLNIRRVERGSQLIAAISKDSKTILQMPRGNLECIQPRPLSLYIVGLYLDNCDYLSAFDLMRRQRINLNLIHDHDPQKFTHNISKFVEQVSKPSWLSLFLSELVNEDVATTIYANYYRRRSLSKSNVLEMDKVETICRLIRNVMEDRNSANRLIQPILISLVKDKRKQGMEAALNKIKEIQQLEDKSNTENEGCVTSDEALKYLLYIVDVNVLFDIALGMYDFNLAMLVASKSQKDPKEYIPFLNSLKKLEENYMKYSIDVHLKRYESALQHIAKESSRFNECINLIRNHDLYTKALKLFKKDSEQYKEVARIYAEFLLKKLCYLEAGIMFQKSGHFKEAMNTYKLAGSWQDVITLSTQMELSEMKKHMIYKDLIERLKSDKKYEEAAHIAMNYLKDTEEAIISLCNGKRWKDAIRIAHDTKNLDLIESRVRSSVYEYADHAISQIDKNKKDFEQYKSRLAIVRDNISQRNLKWNNEIIGDNELICDRDMSDILSDTSSITGSTSSQKSKLSTLSGKSYRSSKNRRKQERKLLSLKEGSAFEDLALIQALYQIINNAYKERDDLHVLIQMLVYFDDDEYAEKIQHCMEQFLSAIEKSKSEIWDKFAPSSLIKMENVEEASMDLQGSLACQKLVEPYVIRPPEANSLPWKLNIF; encoded by the exons ATGAAAAACTTGACGGTGACACAACGCGCTAGTCGCGTCTTAAATTTTTTAAACAATCAAAATCAGAATTCGAATGATTCAAAAATATTACATGCTGTCAACACTATCAATGGTGACTTTTACATACTATCGAAATTTAAATTATACAAGATTCCATCCAGTCATGACGAAGACATAAGTTCCTTTAACATTGATAAAACTTTAGAAATTGTTAGCTTGGAATATTGCAGTATCACACAAGAATTATTTGCCGCTTGTCAATCTGGCGATATCATGAGAATAAACATAGAATCTGAATTCGAATGCGAGATAATAACTCAATTGAATATGGATATACAATCTATGAAACTAAGCCCAGATGATGAAATGGTTGTGATAGTTACAGAGAATGATATTGTAATTACTATGGTATATACTTTCCAACTGATATCGGAAGTGGATTTGCATGCATCAGAATTTGGGCAAAAACAGTTTGTAACCGTTGGTTGGGGTAAGAAGGAAACACAATTTCATGGCTCTGAAGGAAAGAAAGCAGCATTGGCCAAATCTACGGAGCTTAATAAAAATGATTTCGATGATGGCTTATGTAGAATAACTTGGCGAGAAGATGGTACATTGTTTGCTGTTAGTTTTTTGCACCAAGAAAGTAAAATTCGACAGTTCAAAGTATTCAATAGAGAAGGCATTTTACAATACACCAGTGAACTCACTAATGGTTTGGAAGCAGTATTATCTTGGAAACCATCTGGCAATTTAATTGCAACCACTCAAAATTTACAAAACAAGCATGTTGTTGCACTGTTTGAAAAGAATGGTTTGAAACACAGAGAATTTTCACTTCCATTTAAACCAAAAGAAGTTAGA GTGATAGATATGTTTTGGTCACCAGACTCAGAAATTTTGGCCATTTGGTGTCAGATTCAAGAAGATTCTTCTTCAGTTCTGCAACTATGGATAGAAAATAATTATCATTGGTATTTAAAACAATCCATCAAATTCCCCATGGATAATTCATTGATATGTGCAACATGGACTACAGGATCTTATTCCAAGAGGCTGATTCTCTTAACATACAAAGAACTTATTACTTGCGACTATAATTGGACTGTTAACCACAGTAGAGGCACATCTATACATGATAAATCTGTTATTGGAGTCATTGATGGAAATAGACTGTTAATGACTGGTCTTAGAATGGGAATTGTGCCACCTCCCATGGCACATGAAACTTTAGAAACCCCCGAATCCATAAATGCTATTGTTTTTGCACCAAATGTGGAAAACAATGATAACTGGATAGACAGTAACACGTTTTTTTGTGTGTCCAGCAGTAACAGATTACTATTTTACAAACATTTAACA GATTCGATTTTGTTGGAGTACAAACATATCGGAACATACGATATTAAGTGGAATGTTTCGCTAGAGCATCAAGATTCTTTCTACAATATGCATCATTTTCTATGGCTTGATGAAGATAATATTTTATTCTCGTTATCGATGAATAATCAAAGTTATCTTTGTGTTTTGACGTTGGACGCTATAAATGATCAAATTCGAGGACAAGTGACAGTAAG CCATGTACATATTATGGATGGTTTAATTCAACAAATCATTCCTTCTCCTGATTCAAAAGAAGCATACATAGTTGTAGCAAATTCTGTTATAAAATATACAAAAGAAACAGAATTAGAACCAACTGATATCCACTTGCAAGATTCTGCTTGCAAAGTGGAAGTTGTGAGAATCGCTACCAAGCATATGATACTATCCTTACATCACAGGAACTACTTTGCGATAAATGGAGAACAAATTACTAACAATGTCACTAGTTTCTTCATTCATTCAGAATTTTTGCTCCTTACAACCGTGCAACATACTTTGATATGCCTTAAATTAAACGAGGATGACTTCAAACAGTTAGTTGAACAAAATTTCACTGTAAAACCATGGGAGAATCATCTCGATAAGAAATCCTATACTG ACTTAAATATCAGAAGAGTAGAAAGAGGATCCCAGTTGATCGCGGCCATTTCAAAAGATTCGAAGACAATTCTACAAATGCCACGCGGGAATCTAGAGTGTATTCAACCCAGACCATTGTCCCTGTACATTGTTGGACTTTACTTGGACAACTGTGATTATTTATCTGCATTCGATTTAATGCGACGGCAACGGATAAACTTGAATTTAATTCATGACCACGATCCTCAGAAATTCACTCATAACATCAGTAAATTTGTAGAGCAAGTTTCGAAACCGAGTTGGTTGAGCTTGTTCTTATCTGAGCTAGTCAATGAAGACGTGGCTACGACAATATATGCGAATTACTATCGAAGGCGTTCATTATCAAAGTCGAATGTTTTAGAAATGGACAAAGTGGAAACAATTTGCCGTCTGATACGAAACGTTATGGAAGATCGGAACAGTGCTAATCGTTTGATTCAGCCAATACTTATAAGTTTAGTGAAAGATAAAAGAAAGCAAGGGATGGAGGCTGCACTAAATAAGATAAAGGAGATACAGCAATTAGAAGATAAATCTAACACCGAAAATGAGGGATGCGTAACATCTGATGAAGCGTTAAAATACTTATTGTATATAGTAGACGTAAATGTCTTGTTTGATATAGCATTAGGAATGTACGACTTCAATTTGGCCATGTTAGTCGCTTCTAAATCACAGAAAGATCCCAAGGAATACATTCCGTTTTTGAACAGCCTGAAGAAACTCGaggaaaattatatgaaatattccaTTGATGTACATTTAAAACGTTACGAATCTGCTCTTCAACATATCGCCAAAGAGTCGAGTAGATTCAACGAGTGCATAAACTTGATACGTAATCACGATTTGTATACAAAAGCTTTGAAATTATTCAAGAAAGACAGCGAACAGTACAAAGAGGTAGCTAGAATTTATGCCGAATTTTTACTGAAGAAGTTGTGTTATCTCGAAGCTGGAATTATGTTCCAAAAGAGCGGTCATTTTAAGGAAGCTATGAATACTTATAAATTGGCTGGCAGCTGGCAAGACGTTATTACATTATCTACTCAAATGGAACTGAG CGAAATGAAGAAACACATGATTTATAAGGATCTAATAGAACGTTTAAAATCTGATAAAAAGTACGAGGAAGCCGCGCATATTGCGATGAATTATTTAAAAGATACAGAAGAAGCAATAATTTCTCTGTGCAATGGTAAACGATGGAAAGATGCTATAAGAATTGCTCATGATACCAAGAATTTGGATCTTATTG AATCTCGTGTAAGATCGAGCGTATATGAATATGCGGATCATGCAATATCTCAAATAGACAAAAATAAAAAGGATTTTGAGCAATACAAATCGCGGCTCGCAATAGTTAGAGATAATATTTCTCAGAGAAATTTAAAGTGGAACAATGAAATAATTGGCGACAATGAATTAATATGCGATAGGGACATGTCAGATATTCTAAGCGATACAAGCAGCATCACAGGTTCAACTTCAAGTCAAAAATCAAAATTATCTACCTTGTCcgg TAAAAGCTACAGATCGAGCAAAAATCGCAGAAAACAAGAAAGGAAGCTTTTGAGCTTAAAGGAGGGTAGTGCTTTCGAAGATCTGGCATTAATACAAGCTTTATATCAAATTATCAACAATGCATACAAGGAGAGGG ACGATTTACATGTATTAATACAAATGCTTGTATACTTCGACGACGATGAATACGCAGAAAAGATACAGCATTGTATGGAACAGTTTCTTTCGGCGATAGAGAAAAGTAAATCTGAGATTTGGGATAAATTTGCGCCGTCGAGCTTAATAAAAATG GAAAATGTAGAAGAGGCGTCGATGGATTTACAAGGATCATTAGCCTGTCAAAAATTAGTTG AACCTTACGTTATACGTCCGCCAGAGGCTAATTCTTTGCCTTGGAAATTGAATATATTTTAA
- the Elp1 gene encoding elongator complex protein 1 isoform X2 — MRINIESEFECEIITQLNMDIQSMKLSPDDEMVVIVTENDIVITMVYTFQLISEVDLHASEFGQKQFVTVGWGKKETQFHGSEGKKAALAKSTELNKNDFDDGLCRITWREDGTLFAVSFLHQESKIRQFKVFNREGILQYTSELTNGLEAVLSWKPSGNLIATTQNLQNKHVVALFEKNGLKHREFSLPFKPKEVRVIDMFWSPDSEILAIWCQIQEDSSSVLQLWIENNYHWYLKQSIKFPMDNSLICATWTTGSYSKRLILLTYKELITCDYNWTVNHSRGTSIHDKSVIGVIDGNRLLMTGLRMGIVPPPMAHETLETPESINAIVFAPNVENNDNWIDSNTFFCVSSSNRLLFYKHLTDSILLEYKHIGTYDIKWNVSLEHQDSFYNMHHFLWLDEDNILFSLSMNNQSYLCVLTLDAINDQIRGQVTVSHVHIMDGLIQQIIPSPDSKEAYIVVANSVIKYTKETELEPTDIHLQDSACKVEVVRIATKHMILSLHHRNYFAINGEQITNNVTSFFIHSEFLLLTTVQHTLICLKLNEDDFKQLVEQNFTVKPWENHLDKKSYTDLNIRRVERGSQLIAAISKDSKTILQMPRGNLECIQPRPLSLYIVGLYLDNCDYLSAFDLMRRQRINLNLIHDHDPQKFTHNISKFVEQVSKPSWLSLFLSELVNEDVATTIYANYYRRRSLSKSNVLEMDKVETICRLIRNVMEDRNSANRLIQPILISLVKDKRKQGMEAALNKIKEIQQLEDKSNTENEGCVTSDEALKYLLYIVDVNVLFDIALGMYDFNLAMLVASKSQKDPKEYIPFLNSLKKLEENYMKYSIDVHLKRYESALQHIAKESSRFNECINLIRNHDLYTKALKLFKKDSEQYKEVARIYAEFLLKKLCYLEAGIMFQKSGHFKEAMNTYKLAGSWQDVITLSTQMELSEMKKHMIYKDLIERLKSDKKYEEAAHIAMNYLKDTEEAIISLCNGKRWKDAIRIAHDTKNLDLIESRVRSSVYEYADHAISQIDKNKKDFEQYKSRLAIVRDNISQRNLKWNNEIIGDNELICDRDMSDILSDTSSITGSTSSQKSKLSTLSGKSYRSSKNRRKQERKLLSLKEGSAFEDLALIQALYQIINNAYKERDDLHVLIQMLVYFDDDEYAEKIQHCMEQFLSAIEKSKSEIWDKFAPSSLIKMENVEEASMDLQGSLACQKLVEPYVIRPPEANSLPWKLNIF, encoded by the exons ATGAGAATAAACATAGAATCTGAATTCGAATGCGAGATAATAACTCAATTGAATATGGATATACAATCTATGAAACTAAGCCCAGATGATGAAATGGTTGTGATAGTTACAGAGAATGATATTGTAATTACTATGGTATATACTTTCCAACTGATATCGGAAGTGGATTTGCATGCATCAGAATTTGGGCAAAAACAGTTTGTAACCGTTGGTTGGGGTAAGAAGGAAACACAATTTCATGGCTCTGAAGGAAAGAAAGCAGCATTGGCCAAATCTACGGAGCTTAATAAAAATGATTTCGATGATGGCTTATGTAGAATAACTTGGCGAGAAGATGGTACATTGTTTGCTGTTAGTTTTTTGCACCAAGAAAGTAAAATTCGACAGTTCAAAGTATTCAATAGAGAAGGCATTTTACAATACACCAGTGAACTCACTAATGGTTTGGAAGCAGTATTATCTTGGAAACCATCTGGCAATTTAATTGCAACCACTCAAAATTTACAAAACAAGCATGTTGTTGCACTGTTTGAAAAGAATGGTTTGAAACACAGAGAATTTTCACTTCCATTTAAACCAAAAGAAGTTAGA GTGATAGATATGTTTTGGTCACCAGACTCAGAAATTTTGGCCATTTGGTGTCAGATTCAAGAAGATTCTTCTTCAGTTCTGCAACTATGGATAGAAAATAATTATCATTGGTATTTAAAACAATCCATCAAATTCCCCATGGATAATTCATTGATATGTGCAACATGGACTACAGGATCTTATTCCAAGAGGCTGATTCTCTTAACATACAAAGAACTTATTACTTGCGACTATAATTGGACTGTTAACCACAGTAGAGGCACATCTATACATGATAAATCTGTTATTGGAGTCATTGATGGAAATAGACTGTTAATGACTGGTCTTAGAATGGGAATTGTGCCACCTCCCATGGCACATGAAACTTTAGAAACCCCCGAATCCATAAATGCTATTGTTTTTGCACCAAATGTGGAAAACAATGATAACTGGATAGACAGTAACACGTTTTTTTGTGTGTCCAGCAGTAACAGATTACTATTTTACAAACATTTAACA GATTCGATTTTGTTGGAGTACAAACATATCGGAACATACGATATTAAGTGGAATGTTTCGCTAGAGCATCAAGATTCTTTCTACAATATGCATCATTTTCTATGGCTTGATGAAGATAATATTTTATTCTCGTTATCGATGAATAATCAAAGTTATCTTTGTGTTTTGACGTTGGACGCTATAAATGATCAAATTCGAGGACAAGTGACAGTAAG CCATGTACATATTATGGATGGTTTAATTCAACAAATCATTCCTTCTCCTGATTCAAAAGAAGCATACATAGTTGTAGCAAATTCTGTTATAAAATATACAAAAGAAACAGAATTAGAACCAACTGATATCCACTTGCAAGATTCTGCTTGCAAAGTGGAAGTTGTGAGAATCGCTACCAAGCATATGATACTATCCTTACATCACAGGAACTACTTTGCGATAAATGGAGAACAAATTACTAACAATGTCACTAGTTTCTTCATTCATTCAGAATTTTTGCTCCTTACAACCGTGCAACATACTTTGATATGCCTTAAATTAAACGAGGATGACTTCAAACAGTTAGTTGAACAAAATTTCACTGTAAAACCATGGGAGAATCATCTCGATAAGAAATCCTATACTG ACTTAAATATCAGAAGAGTAGAAAGAGGATCCCAGTTGATCGCGGCCATTTCAAAAGATTCGAAGACAATTCTACAAATGCCACGCGGGAATCTAGAGTGTATTCAACCCAGACCATTGTCCCTGTACATTGTTGGACTTTACTTGGACAACTGTGATTATTTATCTGCATTCGATTTAATGCGACGGCAACGGATAAACTTGAATTTAATTCATGACCACGATCCTCAGAAATTCACTCATAACATCAGTAAATTTGTAGAGCAAGTTTCGAAACCGAGTTGGTTGAGCTTGTTCTTATCTGAGCTAGTCAATGAAGACGTGGCTACGACAATATATGCGAATTACTATCGAAGGCGTTCATTATCAAAGTCGAATGTTTTAGAAATGGACAAAGTGGAAACAATTTGCCGTCTGATACGAAACGTTATGGAAGATCGGAACAGTGCTAATCGTTTGATTCAGCCAATACTTATAAGTTTAGTGAAAGATAAAAGAAAGCAAGGGATGGAGGCTGCACTAAATAAGATAAAGGAGATACAGCAATTAGAAGATAAATCTAACACCGAAAATGAGGGATGCGTAACATCTGATGAAGCGTTAAAATACTTATTGTATATAGTAGACGTAAATGTCTTGTTTGATATAGCATTAGGAATGTACGACTTCAATTTGGCCATGTTAGTCGCTTCTAAATCACAGAAAGATCCCAAGGAATACATTCCGTTTTTGAACAGCCTGAAGAAACTCGaggaaaattatatgaaatattccaTTGATGTACATTTAAAACGTTACGAATCTGCTCTTCAACATATCGCCAAAGAGTCGAGTAGATTCAACGAGTGCATAAACTTGATACGTAATCACGATTTGTATACAAAAGCTTTGAAATTATTCAAGAAAGACAGCGAACAGTACAAAGAGGTAGCTAGAATTTATGCCGAATTTTTACTGAAGAAGTTGTGTTATCTCGAAGCTGGAATTATGTTCCAAAAGAGCGGTCATTTTAAGGAAGCTATGAATACTTATAAATTGGCTGGCAGCTGGCAAGACGTTATTACATTATCTACTCAAATGGAACTGAG CGAAATGAAGAAACACATGATTTATAAGGATCTAATAGAACGTTTAAAATCTGATAAAAAGTACGAGGAAGCCGCGCATATTGCGATGAATTATTTAAAAGATACAGAAGAAGCAATAATTTCTCTGTGCAATGGTAAACGATGGAAAGATGCTATAAGAATTGCTCATGATACCAAGAATTTGGATCTTATTG AATCTCGTGTAAGATCGAGCGTATATGAATATGCGGATCATGCAATATCTCAAATAGACAAAAATAAAAAGGATTTTGAGCAATACAAATCGCGGCTCGCAATAGTTAGAGATAATATTTCTCAGAGAAATTTAAAGTGGAACAATGAAATAATTGGCGACAATGAATTAATATGCGATAGGGACATGTCAGATATTCTAAGCGATACAAGCAGCATCACAGGTTCAACTTCAAGTCAAAAATCAAAATTATCTACCTTGTCcgg TAAAAGCTACAGATCGAGCAAAAATCGCAGAAAACAAGAAAGGAAGCTTTTGAGCTTAAAGGAGGGTAGTGCTTTCGAAGATCTGGCATTAATACAAGCTTTATATCAAATTATCAACAATGCATACAAGGAGAGGG ACGATTTACATGTATTAATACAAATGCTTGTATACTTCGACGACGATGAATACGCAGAAAAGATACAGCATTGTATGGAACAGTTTCTTTCGGCGATAGAGAAAAGTAAATCTGAGATTTGGGATAAATTTGCGCCGTCGAGCTTAATAAAAATG GAAAATGTAGAAGAGGCGTCGATGGATTTACAAGGATCATTAGCCTGTCAAAAATTAGTTG AACCTTACGTTATACGTCCGCCAGAGGCTAATTCTTTGCCTTGGAAATTGAATATATTTTAA
- the LOC143429680 gene encoding G2/mitotic-specific cyclin-B-like: MALRNRVALTNIGNQENVKNLKSSVTKVPGKSKRAALGEIGNKVNTLRGIEPIDRTSLLQKDKKKVTGQKQTVKPQVKVTEKPPVQIVKPVIKVSVPHENNVVSLPPKKEIESFSSDLLAVEDIDEADKGNPSLVSIYSNDIYEYLRSLESMYPVSKGYLSGQEVTPKMRSVLVDWLVEVHQQFHLLQETLYLTVAIIDRFLQAFRSIDRKRLQLVGVTAMFIACKYEEMYSPDINDFVYITDNAYSKIEILQMEMLIVKTLDYSFGRPLPLHFLRRYSKAGKALSVHHTMAKYFLEQSLVYYEMCHYPPSLIAAAAIYLAFLIIGNDDEDEQKYVWTNTLAHYSTYSKDDVFPIVRETASIIVNADKSKYQAVKKKYAQSKFMKISTRPELRSPTMIVIASVDKETV, encoded by the exons ATGGCGTTAAGAAATCGGGTTGCACTTACG AACATTGGCAATCAAGAAAATGTGAAGAATCTGAAGTCTTCAGTGACCAAGGTACCTGGGAAAAGTAAAAGAGCTGCTTTAGGTGAAATTGGAAATAAAGTAAACACATTGAGAGGCATAGAACCGATTGATAGAACTAGTCTATTGCAAAAAgacaagaaaaaagttacaggcCAGAAACAGACTGTTAAACCACAAGTAAAAGTAACAGAAAAGCCACCTGTACAAATAGTGAAGCCTGTAATAAAGGTCTCAGTTCCTCATGAGAACAATGTAGTATCACTGCCTCCTAAGAAGGAAATTGAATCATTTTCCTCAGATCTGTTGGCAGTGGAAGATATTGATGAGGCAGATAAAGGGAATCCTAGTCTAGTTTCTATTTATAGTAATGACATTTATGAATACTTAAGATCCTTAGAAAGTATGTACCCTGTATCGAAAGGATATCTCAGTGGACAAGAAGTTACACCAAAAATGAGGAGTGTACTTGTAGATTGGCTAGTAGAGGTACACCAACAGTTTCATTTGCTGCAAGAAACGTTATATCTGACTGTTGCCATCATTGACAGATTTTTACAG GCTTTCCGCTCGATAGATAGGAAGAGATTACAACTGGTCGGTGTGACAGCTATGTTCATTGCGTGCAAGTATGAAGAGATGTATTCTCCAGATATAAATGACTTTGTATATATCACAGATAATGCATACTCGAAAATAGAGATATTGCAAATGGAGATGCTTATTGTGAAAACGCTAGATTATTCGTTTGGTAGACCATTACCATTACACTTTCTTAGAAGATACAGCAAGGCTGGAAAG GCCCTCTCGGTGCATCATACAATGGCAAAATATTTTCTAGAACAAAGTTTGGTATATTATGAGATGTGCCATTATCCACCAAGTCTTATTGCAGCTGCAGCAATATATTTAGCGTTTCT AATTATTGGTAACGATGACGAGGACGAGCAGAAATACGTCTGGACAAATACATTAGCGCATTATAGCACTTATTCCAAGGACGACGTGTTCCCCATTGTGCGGGAAACAGCGAGTATTATAGTCAATGCTGATAAAAGCAAATATCAAGCTGTAAAGAAGAAATACGCTCAATCAAAATTCATGAAGATCAGCACTCGTCCCGAGCTCAGATCACCAACGATGATCGTCATAGCCAGCGTGGATAAGGAAACAGTATAA
- the LOC143429684 gene encoding vacuolar protein sorting-associated protein 26C has product MTINIDIKLKRASKIYHEGEIVAGFILLQTNSDVKHDGIFLSMEGSVNLQLSSKNFGIFEAFYNSVKPIQLVQYTLDVAPSGKIPSGRTEIPFELPLKPRGTKSLYETYHGVFVNIQYLIRCEIKRSFLAKDVCKSLEFIVEDKIPPKIQKESVKPVCFKIMPESLQNARDRTNVPRFCISGKLGSLYCKISEPLTGEVVIEHCEAVIKSIELQLVRVETCGCAEGYSRDATEIQNIQIGEGNVCTNLPIPIYMIFPRLFTCPTLSTSNFKVEFEVNLIVIFEDDYLVTENFPIILSRY; this is encoded by the exons atgacaATAAATATTGACATCAAACTAAAGCGAGCTAGTAAAATATATCATGAAGGG GAGATAGTTGCTGGTTTTATACTTTTACAAACTAATTCGGATGTTAAACACGATGGAATATTTCTAAGTATGGAAGGATCAGTTAATTTGCAACTTAGCTCGAAGAATTTCGGCATTTTCGAAGCTTTTTATAATTCTGTAAAG CCAATACAGTTAGTTCAATATACTTTGGACGTCGCTCCAAGTGGTAAAATACCAAGTGGTAGAACAGAAATACCGTTCGAATTACCATTGAAACCTAGGGGCACTAAATCCTTATATGAAACATATCATGGAGTTTTCGTAAATATCCAGTATCTTATACGTTGTgagataaaaagaagttttttaGCAAAAGACGTATGCAAATCGTTAGAGTTTATAGTAGAAGACAAAATACCGCCTAAGATACAAAAAGAATCAGTTAAACCAGTATGTTTTAAAATTATGCCAGAATCTCTACAAAATGCAAGAGACAGAACTAACGTACCAAGATTTTGTATTTCTGGGAAACTAGGTTCATTGTATTGTAAGATTTCTGAACCTTTAACAGGAGAA GTGGTAATCGAACACTGTGAGGCTGTGATAAAGTCAATTGAATTGCAATTGGTGAGAGTTGAGACATGTGGCTGTGCAGAGGGTTATTCTAGAGATG CTACAGAAATACAAAACATACAAATTGGAGAAGGAAATGTTTGCACAAATTTACCTATACCGATATATATGATATTCCCCAGGTTATTTACATGTCCTACATTGAGTACGAGTAATTTTAAAGTTG AATTCGAAGTGAATTTAATCGTAATATTTGAAGATGATTACTTGGTCACAGAAAACTTTCCAATAATATTATCAAGGTATTAA